In Halobacterium noricense, the genomic stretch CCGTCCACCTCGGCACGCGGCCCGCGTGGGCGAGCGTCACCGGGAATGCGACGGATTACGCGGCGACCGTCCGGCGGTTTTTCGGACTCGCCGCCGTGCTCGTCGCGCCCGCGCTGTTCGTCGTCGGCGTGTGGCTGGCCGCTCCGAACGGGACCACGAGCCTCGTCGCGGTCGTCAGTGCCGCCGCGGTCGTCGCCGTCGCGCTCCCGCCGCTGGCCGCCCGCTTCGGACCCGTGCGAGCACCGACTACCGCGGAGGCCGCCGTCGTTCCCGCGTGCGCCGACGGCCTGCGCGTGCGCGTCGTCGAGACTGGCCGCCACCCAGTTGCGAACGCCGTCGCCGCGGGCGTGCTGCCCGGCTCCCGGTACGTGTTCGTGACGGACGCGCTGTTCCGCATGCTCGACGCCAACGCTACAACTGCGGTCATCGCCCACGAGGTCGGCCACCACCGCCGCGGCCACGTCGTCGGGCGCTTCCTCGCCACCGGCCTCGCGCTCGCACCCATCTTCCTCGTCGCGAACGGCGTCGTGGACGCGTTCGTGCCCGCACTCGTGCTCTCGTTCGTGT encodes the following:
- a CDS encoding M48 family metallopeptidase; amino-acid sequence: MHAAVVLALPVVAYATSRLAGAAAVRTTDRVTAASRLRRANRLLQAGAALFGLFTVTESPLDDAFAAVLPVPAAVGAFGALAATVLVGGVVPALAVHLGTRPAWASVTGNATDYAATVRRFFGLAAVLVAPALFVVGVWLAAPNGTTSLVAVVSAAAVVAVALPPLAARFGPVRAPTTAEAAVVPACADGLRVRVVETGRHPVANAVAAGVLPGSRYVFVTDALFRMLDANATTAVIAHEVGHHRRGHVVGRFLATGLALAPIFLVANGVVDAFVPALVLSFVLLLAVGPLVRWTEFDADAYAAARVGDAAMERALATLADRGLVPTERSRLACLVSFHPAVGRRRSRLRRPNRFS